One window of the Rhizorhabdus dicambivorans genome contains the following:
- a CDS encoding BLUF domain-containing protein — translation MVIGSACASLLYVSHMLLSPADRDGEIARIVAVSCDRNAALDVTGALIATFRFFAQILEGPPGSIEALMISIRRDPRHRDVTVVREELLAGRRFPRWSMAYSGAAGYVDRTIAPLVGTSHDARPAPDTDLLVRLIREFTR, via the coding sequence ATGGTTATCGGGTCCGCCTGTGCATCACTGCTCTATGTCAGCCACATGCTCTTGTCCCCCGCGGATCGCGATGGTGAAATCGCGCGGATCGTGGCGGTGTCGTGCGACCGTAACGCCGCGCTGGACGTCACGGGGGCGCTCATCGCGACGTTTCGGTTCTTCGCGCAAATCCTTGAAGGTCCGCCCGGATCGATCGAGGCGCTGATGATCAGCATCAGACGGGATCCGCGCCATCGCGATGTCACCGTGGTCCGCGAGGAACTGCTGGCCGGCCGTCGTTTTCCCCGCTGGTCGATGGCTTATTCGGGCGCTGCGGGCTATGTCGACCGGACCATCGCTCCGCTTGTCGGGACGTCGCACGATGCGCGGCCCGCGCCCGATACCGATCTCCTCGTCCGGCTGATCCGAGAGTTCACGCGGTAG